One Pseudomonadota bacterium genomic region harbors:
- the lpxB gene encoding lipid-A-disaccharide synthase, with translation MQKVNLSNQFNKKIVIVTGELSGEIHASHLIKAMNESLDVKFSGIGSKKLEEAGCEVIYDYKNISLTGLSEIISKSKHIWNAYKTLKKHIMEVHPSLLILVDFPGFNLKIAKFAKKQNIPIIYFIPPQIWAWRKKRINQIKKSVDKVICILPFEKKLYDEYGIDATYIGHPFLNTVKPSHSKPDFLKKIGIKENIPIITIMPGSRDNEIIKHMPIFLKVIKKLENDLDELTILLPLAENIDYRIIEKFQKEQKKIIPLKGLSYDALFYSDIALVASGSATLEAAILGVPTIVVYKVSPISYLVGKALVKVKYVSLPNIIAEKEVFPEFIQHVNPKMIAEKAIYMLKNGRKDIKKEMDEIKAKLGTFNSYQRAKDTIIEFLEHTYGTIS, from the coding sequence TTGCAGAAAGTAAATCTCTCTAATCAATTTAATAAAAAAATAGTTATTGTAACCGGTGAGCTTTCAGGTGAAATCCACGCTTCTCATCTTATTAAAGCAATGAATGAATCGTTAGATGTAAAATTCAGCGGGATTGGCAGCAAAAAACTTGAAGAAGCAGGATGTGAGGTTATTTACGACTATAAAAATATATCCCTCACGGGGTTAAGTGAAATTATTTCAAAGTCAAAACACATCTGGAATGCCTATAAAACTTTAAAGAAGCATATAATGGAAGTACACCCCTCTCTATTGATATTGGTTGATTTTCCCGGTTTCAATCTGAAGATTGCAAAATTTGCAAAAAAACAGAACATACCGATTATATATTTTATCCCACCCCAAATCTGGGCATGGAGAAAAAAACGTATAAACCAGATAAAAAAATCAGTTGACAAAGTGATATGTATTCTACCCTTTGAGAAAAAGCTTTACGATGAATACGGCATTGATGCAACATATATAGGACACCCTTTTTTAAATACAGTTAAGCCCTCACATTCTAAGCCAGATTTTCTAAAAAAAATAGGTATTAAAGAAAACATCCCCATTATAACTATAATGCCAGGAAGCAGAGATAACGAAATAATAAAACATATGCCAATATTTTTAAAAGTTATTAAAAAGCTGGAAAATGATCTCGATGAACTGACAATACTTTTGCCCTTAGCTGAAAATATAGACTACCGCATTATAGAAAAATTCCAAAAAGAACAGAAAAAAATAATCCCCCTGAAAGGACTTTCCTACGATGCCCTTTTCTATTCTGATATCGCCCTTGTTGCATCTGGTAGCGCAACCTTAGAAGCCGCTATCCTAGGTGTACCAACAATAGTGGTCTATAAGGTTTCGCCAATATCATACCTTGTAGGGAAGGCACTTGTAAAAGTAAAATATGTTAGCCTTCCGAATATCATAGCAGAGAAAGAGGTCTTCCCAGAATTTATCCAGCACGTAAATCCAAAAATGATTGCAGAAAAAGCAATATATATGTTAAAAAATGGTAGGAAGGATATAAAAAAAGAAATGGATGAGATAAAGGCAAAATTGGGTACATTTAATTCTTACCAGCGAGCAAAAGATACTATTATAGAATTTTTAGAGCACACTTATGGCACTATATCTTAG
- a CDS encoding lysophospholipid acyltransferase family protein codes for MLKEIKYFLMLHMLPPLIYIFLIFLKTTSRTEHINRESILDKWEKGENFIVCFWHGRLLMMPFANKRGKGKVLISRHRDGEFIAKVINFFKLGTIRGSYRKGSVSSLREILFNLKHGFDIAITPDGPKGPKYKVKRGIIELSKLTGKATLPITYSAGKKITFKSWDSFIVPYPFSKISFLWGDPIYVSKDASAQEIEAKRVKLENELILLTEKADKMACGK; via the coding sequence ATGCTTAAAGAAATTAAATATTTTCTTATGCTCCACATGCTACCTCCATTAATTTATATCTTTCTAATATTCCTTAAGACTACCTCCAGAACAGAACATATAAACAGAGAATCTATTCTCGATAAGTGGGAAAAAGGTGAAAACTTCATCGTCTGTTTCTGGCATGGAAGGCTCCTGATGATGCCTTTTGCTAACAAAAGAGGAAAGGGCAAGGTTCTTATAAGCAGACATAGGGATGGGGAGTTTATCGCTAAGGTTATTAATTTTTTCAAATTAGGTACAATAAGAGGTTCATACAGAAAAGGGAGTGTATCATCTCTAAGGGAGATTTTATTTAATTTAAAACATGGTTTTGATATTGCTATAACCCCTGATGGACCAAAGGGCCCAAAATATAAAGTAAAAAGGGGTATTATAGAGCTCTCTAAATTAACAGGAAAAGCTACATTGCCAATAACCTATAGCGCAGGTAAAAAAATAACTTTTAAATCCTGGGATAGTTTCATCGTTCCCTACCCTTTTTCAAAAATATCTTTTCTCTGGGGAGATCCGATCTATGTGAGTAAAGATGCAAGTGCTCAAGAGATAGAAGCAAAAAGGGTAAAACTTGAAAATGAACTTATACTTCTAACAGAAAAAGCAGATAAGATGGCATGTGGAAAATAA
- the msbA gene encoding lipid A export permease/ATP-binding protein MsbA, with the protein MALYLRLLKFLKPYWTKLLFAMIFMSLVAATNGLTAFIVKPVLDKIFFEKNASMLYLIPFGIILLYLLKGVFEYLQAYLMGYVGQKVITDIRNLIFVCLQKQPLSFFDKTPTGVSISRIMNDVTLIQGTVSEAFTAILKDAFTIVGLIFVVLYRDWKLAIIAFIVLPFATYPIVAFGKKLRKISTKTQKSIARLTNFLHETITGQRIVKAFSMEEYENRRFQEENEILFLINLKRYKVRALSHPIMEVLGGIAIGIIIWYGGREVISGSSTPGNFFSFTAALLMLYEPIKRLNKENHNIQQGLAASQRVFEIIDREPEILEKQDAMELKNVQGIIEFKNVFFKYEDRMILKNINLKINKNEVVAVVGESGVGKTTLVNLIPRFYDVATGSVAVDDIDIRDVTLSSLRKNIALVTQDVILFNDSIKNNIAYGLEQNKEMLEMAANMAYAHDFIIRLSKGYDTIVGEKGIRLSGGQKQRIAIARALYKNAPVLILDEATSSLDVSSEAEVQKAIENLMKGRTTIIIAHRLSTVINANRIVVLEEGTIVQEGTHRELIDIDGPYKKLYELQFREAPQKRIIKISKRI; encoded by the coding sequence ATGGCACTATATCTTAGACTGCTTAAGTTTTTGAAACCTTACTGGACAAAGCTTCTCTTTGCCATGATATTTATGTCCCTTGTGGCTGCTACAAATGGTCTGACTGCCTTTATCGTTAAACCTGTTCTGGATAAAATATTCTTTGAAAAGAATGCATCCATGCTCTATTTAATACCATTCGGGATAATACTTCTATATCTTTTAAAGGGGGTTTTCGAATATCTACAGGCATATCTGATGGGATATGTGGGACAAAAAGTAATAACCGACATCAGGAACCTCATTTTTGTTTGTCTGCAAAAACAACCCCTTTCATTCTTTGACAAAACGCCAACTGGCGTGAGCATTTCAAGGATAATGAACGATGTGACACTCATCCAGGGCACCGTTTCCGAAGCCTTTACCGCAATACTTAAAGATGCATTTACCATAGTAGGGCTTATCTTTGTTGTTTTATACAGAGATTGGAAACTTGCCATAATTGCCTTCATTGTACTGCCATTTGCAACATACCCTATAGTGGCGTTCGGGAAAAAACTCAGAAAGATTAGCACAAAAACACAGAAATCGATAGCAAGGCTTACCAATTTTCTCCATGAAACCATTACAGGCCAGAGGATCGTAAAGGCCTTCTCAATGGAAGAATATGAAAACAGAAGATTCCAGGAAGAAAATGAAATCCTCTTTCTCATCAATTTAAAGCGATATAAGGTAAGGGCCTTATCCCACCCTATCATGGAAGTCCTTGGCGGCATCGCCATTGGTATTATAATCTGGTATGGAGGACGAGAGGTTATATCTGGAAGCTCCACACCAGGGAACTTCTTCTCTTTCACGGCAGCATTATTAATGTTATACGAACCAATAAAAAGATTAAATAAAGAAAACCACAATATACAGCAGGGATTGGCTGCAAGCCAGAGGGTATTTGAAATCATTGATAGAGAACCGGAAATACTGGAGAAACAAGACGCAATGGAACTCAAAAATGTCCAGGGAATTATTGAATTTAAAAATGTCTTCTTTAAATATGAAGATAGAATGATTCTAAAAAACATAAATCTGAAAATCAACAAAAACGAGGTTGTGGCTGTGGTAGGAGAAAGCGGAGTGGGTAAAACAACGCTTGTTAATCTCATTCCAAGATTCTATGATGTAGCTACCGGGTCTGTGGCTGTTGATGATATTGATATAAGAGATGTAACTTTAAGTTCCCTTAGAAAAAACATTGCCCTTGTAACACAGGATGTAATACTTTTCAATGATTCTATAAAAAACAACATAGCCTACGGTCTGGAACAAAATAAAGAAATGTTGGAAATGGCAGCCAATATGGCTTATGCCCACGACTTTATAATTAGATTATCAAAAGGTTATGACACAATAGTTGGAGAAAAAGGGATACGTCTTTCAGGCGGTCAGAAACAAAGAATTGCCATAGCAAGGGCCCTATATAAAAATGCTCCTGTTCTTATTCTCGACGAAGCAACAAGTTCTCTCGACGTGTCATCAGAGGCAGAGGTCCAAAAAGCCATTGAAAATTTAATGAAGGGAAGAACTACAATCATTATTGCTCACAGACTCTCCACTGTTATTAATGCAAATAGGATAGTTGTCCTTGAAGAAGGCACTATAGTACAGGAAGGCACGCACCGAGAACTAATTGATATTGATGGGCCTTATAAAAAACTTTATGAGTTACAGTTCAGAGAGGCACCGCAAAAAAGAATTATAAAAATTAGCAAAAGGATTTGA